The proteins below come from a single Psychrobacter sp. FDAARGOS_221 genomic window:
- a CDS encoding OmpA family protein has product MKHAHSSKLKGIGIASLALLAMTGCMGTKYLSQGISDDGHVQQKDIVFPDIEDAWQHQGQFANSENLSKIRPGVAKDELYQLIGRPHFSEAQYAREWDYIMKFYMPDDSVKICQYKVIFDKDYRGQEFYWKPADCPPQQAETVAAAPERINLSADALFAFDKWQTQDMLPQGRNELDALAAKLSEYQQMGKAQIIITGHTDHLGDDMYNMNLSQLRAQTVRSYLASRGINPDAMLAVGAGETQPVTQCSTGLSREQEINCLQPNRRVTLDVTVIQQ; this is encoded by the coding sequence ATGAAACACGCACATAGCAGTAAATTAAAAGGTATCGGTATCGCCTCACTGGCGTTATTGGCAATGACAGGCTGTATGGGAACCAAGTATCTGAGTCAAGGGATTAGCGACGACGGACATGTACAGCAGAAAGACATTGTTTTTCCAGATATTGAAGATGCTTGGCAACATCAGGGTCAATTTGCGAACAGCGAAAACCTTTCAAAAATTAGACCTGGCGTTGCCAAAGATGAGCTGTATCAGCTCATCGGACGCCCTCACTTTAGCGAGGCTCAGTATGCTCGAGAGTGGGATTATATTATGAAGTTTTATATGCCTGATGACTCGGTCAAAATATGTCAATACAAAGTGATTTTTGATAAAGACTATCGTGGTCAAGAATTCTATTGGAAACCGGCTGATTGTCCGCCACAGCAGGCTGAGACAGTTGCTGCAGCACCTGAGCGTATTAATTTAAGTGCAGATGCTTTGTTTGCGTTCGATAAGTGGCAAACCCAGGATATGTTACCTCAGGGTCGCAATGAGTTAGATGCTTTAGCTGCTAAGCTGAGTGAATATCAACAAATGGGCAAGGCTCAGATTATTATTACAGGTCATACCGATCATCTTGGTGATGACATGTATAATATGAACTTATCACAGTTGCGTGCGCAAACGGTACGTAGCTATTTGGCCAGTCGTGGCATTAACCCTGATGCAATGTTAGCCGTAGGGGCAGGAGAGACTCAACCTGTTACGCAGTGTTCAACAGGTTTATCTCGTGAGCAGGAAATTAATTGCTTGCAGCCAAATCGTCGCGTTACGTTAGATGTGACAGTTATTCAACAGTAA
- a CDS encoding sensor histidine kinase, producing the protein MPRMPSFGLKSVFSKLFSSVMLTLVLFATCMVILMNMVHNNSVDARWEVLAKQIITQVDPFVDELDNATTMNELLQARFMLAVIKKSFDIFDESLQAKMGLYDRQGHLLIQTDDSDLPKELPADPSLMTRILPAFFSSDTLHVTAMSDRGYTILYEPRNPPKRSELWAVLNWFTGTVVLVGLMSLVLWQIARSMTWRINQMSKQMEQLGEGDFSVRVPAEGNDEIASLARGFNQAAQKIEQLINANNLLLAHASHELRTPITRIRLQVEMMDMLTNELSEKTKAQFNKRAQAVNRDLTGLNDLVESILLVSRLDAGHAAQANERLDFYDLVSQECQHYPEATLYGDPLVIEGQPKLLIHLVRNLLNNALIHGEPPIEVQVYSVVQQKDALQPPKQLTDKIAAHKAELKAESDAEALRLNADLSESEDDLAQNEAGTGNDTEQTDLKEANGSISANNTEHSEGDNLSASAVESSETQANSKKNASKKAKNNSTKSNETGFARRLRRVKAEPVEVPKYAVLAVIDQGKGIPLDKREEIFSPFVRLQQKKKGSGLGLSLVSQIVEAHNGRIRTDTYQGHTRFIVLLPVDDTVEVERPNFS; encoded by the coding sequence ATGCCTCGAATGCCTAGCTTTGGTCTTAAATCTGTCTTTAGTAAGCTGTTTTCCAGTGTGATGTTGACCTTAGTGTTATTCGCCACCTGTATGGTAATACTAATGAACATGGTGCATAACAACTCAGTCGATGCCCGCTGGGAAGTGCTTGCCAAACAAATCATCACTCAAGTCGACCCTTTTGTCGATGAGTTGGATAATGCGACCACTATGAATGAGCTGCTACAGGCTCGTTTTATGTTGGCAGTGATCAAAAAAAGCTTCGACATCTTCGATGAATCGCTTCAGGCAAAAATGGGACTGTATGATCGTCAAGGTCATCTATTAATCCAGACCGATGACAGTGACTTGCCTAAAGAGCTGCCTGCAGACCCGTCATTAATGACGCGCATCCTGCCAGCATTCTTCTCATCAGATACCTTGCATGTGACTGCCATGAGCGATCGCGGCTATACCATCTTGTATGAACCACGCAATCCTCCGAAGCGTTCAGAGCTATGGGCCGTATTGAACTGGTTTACTGGGACCGTTGTGTTGGTCGGGCTAATGTCACTGGTACTATGGCAGATCGCACGCTCTATGACATGGCGTATCAATCAAATGAGCAAGCAAATGGAGCAGCTGGGTGAAGGTGACTTTAGCGTGCGTGTTCCTGCCGAAGGTAACGATGAGATTGCCAGCTTAGCGCGTGGCTTCAACCAAGCGGCGCAAAAGATTGAGCAACTAATCAATGCCAATAATCTACTACTGGCGCATGCCTCACATGAGCTACGCACTCCCATTACTCGTATTCGCCTACAAGTTGAAATGATGGACATGCTGACCAATGAGCTGTCCGAAAAGACCAAAGCACAGTTTAATAAACGCGCTCAAGCAGTCAACCGTGATCTTACTGGATTAAATGACTTAGTAGAGAGTATTTTATTGGTCAGTCGTTTGGACGCCGGTCATGCTGCACAGGCAAATGAGCGTCTGGACTTCTATGACTTGGTCAGTCAGGAATGTCAACATTACCCAGAAGCCACACTATACGGTGATCCACTGGTGATTGAAGGACAGCCCAAGCTTCTGATTCACCTAGTGCGCAATTTGCTTAATAACGCCCTGATTCACGGCGAGCCACCTATCGAAGTTCAGGTATACAGCGTGGTTCAGCAAAAAGATGCGCTGCAACCACCAAAACAACTGACTGATAAAATTGCTGCACATAAAGCAGAACTGAAAGCCGAAAGCGATGCCGAAGCATTGAGACTCAACGCCGACCTCTCCGAATCTGAAGATGATTTGGCTCAAAATGAGGCAGGCACTGGCAATGATACTGAGCAAACTGATTTAAAAGAGGCCAACGGCTCTATCAGTGCAAATAACACTGAACACAGTGAAGGTGACAACTTGAGCGCTTCTGCTGTAGAGTCTTCAGAGACACAAGCTAATAGCAAAAAGAACGCCTCTAAAAAAGCGAAAAATAACAGCACTAAGTCAAATGAAACTGGCTTTGCAAGACGACTACGCCGTGTGAAAGCCGAGCCGGTAGAAGTGCCTAAATACGCTGTACTGGCCGTTATTGATCAAGGTAAAGGCATTCCTTTAGACAAACGAGAAGAGATATTTAGTCCTTTTGTGCGCTTACAGCAAAAGAAAAAAGGCTCAGGTCTGGGCTTGTCTTTGGTATCACAAATTGTAGAAGCGCATAATGGCCGAATTCGCACCGATACTTATCAAGGTCACACTCGCTTTATCGTGCTTTTACCGGTTGATGATACAGTAGAGGTAGAGCGACCTAACTTCTCTTAG
- a CDS encoding chemotaxis protein CheW — protein MALKGFIELLRLQHLAESRQQTAPQTPQWQGVAFSIAGMQFVAPIGEVTEVIASPQQITPVPLSKSWLLGIANVRGQLLPIMDLAKFLNLNSRNSRSHTPGAAYTALQERQKVLVIRQQDISVGLLVDAVTQIKKFLPEQYVAKSLPTDSPFLAYNHGQFVADDQQQWPVFMPSLLIEDPRFLEARI, from the coding sequence GTGGCTTTAAAGGGATTTATCGAGTTATTACGTTTACAACATCTGGCTGAGTCGCGTCAGCAGACAGCGCCGCAAACGCCGCAGTGGCAGGGTGTGGCATTTAGTATTGCTGGCATGCAATTCGTGGCGCCTATCGGTGAGGTTACGGAGGTAATCGCCAGTCCGCAGCAAATAACACCAGTGCCTTTATCCAAGTCTTGGCTGCTGGGTATTGCTAATGTGCGCGGGCAGTTATTGCCGATTATGGATTTGGCCAAGTTTTTAAATTTAAACAGCCGAAACAGTCGCTCACACACGCCAGGCGCTGCTTATACCGCATTGCAAGAGCGCCAAAAAGTATTGGTGATTCGTCAGCAAGATATATCGGTCGGACTGCTGGTCGACGCCGTGACCCAAATAAAAAAGTTCTTACCTGAGCAATACGTTGCTAAAAGTCTGCCGACCGATTCGCCTTTTTTAGCGTATAACCATGGTCAGTTTGTGGCAGATGATCAGCAGCAGTGGCCAGTATTTATGCCCAGTTTATTAATCGAAGATCCCCGTTTTTTAGAAGCGCGGATTTAA
- a CDS encoding histone deacetylase codes for MLKIAYSPIYVYQVPERHRFPMQKYPLIVQQLLQEKTISTDNLFAPNKLSEEEILTTHTEEYWHKLKTQTLPRKEARAIGFEMTPQLVERGRYIAHATYECALYAKQYGISLNVAGGTHHSFADHGEGFCVFNDVCIASNLLLARGEATRILIVDLDVHQGNGNASIMANEPRVFVFSMHGEKNYPFRKQASDLDIDLATDTGDEAYLEQLQQTLPKLIEQHQPDMIFYQSAVDVLATDKLGKLALTKEGCRARDEFVLQQAKMHAIPIAVVMGGGYSESVEDVVEAHCNTFRLAQQMFF; via the coding sequence ATGTTAAAAATTGCCTATTCTCCAATCTACGTTTACCAAGTGCCTGAACGACATCGTTTTCCCATGCAAAAATATCCGTTGATTGTGCAGCAGTTATTGCAAGAGAAAACCATCAGCACTGACAATTTATTTGCACCCAATAAACTAAGTGAAGAGGAGATACTGACCACGCATACTGAAGAATATTGGCATAAATTAAAAACCCAAACCTTGCCACGCAAAGAGGCAAGAGCAATAGGGTTTGAGATGACACCACAGCTGGTGGAACGCGGACGTTACATCGCTCATGCGACGTATGAGTGTGCGCTCTATGCCAAGCAATATGGCATCTCATTGAATGTGGCAGGCGGCACTCACCATTCGTTTGCCGATCATGGGGAAGGGTTTTGTGTCTTTAATGATGTGTGTATTGCTAGCAATTTGCTATTAGCTCGCGGGGAAGCAACGCGTATTTTAATTGTCGATTTGGATGTGCATCAAGGCAATGGCAATGCCAGTATTATGGCCAATGAGCCAAGAGTTTTTGTGTTTAGTATGCATGGTGAAAAGAACTATCCATTTCGCAAACAGGCTTCTGATCTAGACATTGATCTAGCAACTGATACTGGAGACGAAGCCTATCTAGAGCAGTTGCAGCAGACTTTGCCAAAATTAATAGAACAGCATCAGCCTGACATGATTTTTTATCAATCGGCAGTGGATGTATTGGCAACTGACAAATTAGGAAAACTGGCGTTGACTAAAGAGGGATGTCGGGCACGCGATGAGTTTGTATTACAGCAGGCAAAGATGCATGCCATTCCTATCGCAGTGGTAATGGGCGGTGGTTATTCTGAGAGTGTCGAGGATGTGGTTGAAGCACACTGCAATACGTTTAGATTGGCGCAGCAGATGTTTTTTTAG
- a CDS encoding response regulator transcription factor: MSKQILLIEDDPDLAELISDYLAMNYYEVHHAPTGQEGLDILDTKERAIDLIILDLMLPDMDGMQVCQKIRGSKNSQINKVPIVMLTAKGDTTDRVLGLEMGADDYIAKPFEPRELLARIRAVLRRHEQPNQADGQSDSLTFGRLSVFPDSHEVTIDDKPVRLTTHQFQLLHYFATHAGKVLNREQLWQAMPNDDSSDNIDRAIDVHISRLRALIEDNPRQPKRIITVRGVGYQFATDQV, encoded by the coding sequence ATGAGCAAACAAATATTATTAATCGAAGACGATCCAGACTTAGCAGAGCTAATCAGTGACTATCTGGCGATGAACTATTATGAAGTACATCACGCGCCAACGGGTCAAGAAGGTCTAGACATTCTAGATACCAAAGAGCGTGCCATTGATCTGATTATTTTGGACTTAATGCTACCTGATATGGATGGTATGCAAGTGTGCCAAAAAATCCGTGGCAGCAAAAACAGCCAGATTAACAAAGTGCCAATTGTGATGCTGACGGCAAAAGGTGATACCACCGATCGCGTACTGGGTCTTGAAATGGGTGCGGATGATTATATCGCCAAGCCATTTGAGCCTCGTGAACTACTGGCACGTATCCGTGCAGTGTTACGCCGTCATGAGCAGCCAAACCAAGCAGATGGTCAATCAGACAGCCTGACCTTTGGTCGTTTAAGCGTATTCCCAGACAGCCATGAAGTTACTATTGATGACAAACCTGTACGCTTAACCACCCACCAGTTCCAGCTACTACACTACTTTGCAACGCATGCGGGTAAAGTACTGAACCGTGAACAGCTGTGGCAAGCGATGCCAAATGATGACAGCTCGGACAACATTGACCGTGCCATCGACGTGCATATTTCACGCTTAAGAGCCTTAATTGAGGACAATCCACGTCAACCAAAACGTATTATTACGGTTCGTGGTGTCGGTTATCAATTTGCGACCGATCAGGTATAA
- the pilG gene encoding twitching motility response regulator PilG: MDIRFEGLKVMVIDDSKTIRRTAEMLLQRVGCEVETAVDGFEALAKIADYKPDIIFIDVMMPRLDGYQTCAIVKNNKAFADTPIIMLSSKDGLFDKARGRIVGADEYLTKPFSKDELYAAIRQHHKVA; encoded by the coding sequence ATGGATATTCGTTTTGAAGGCTTAAAGGTGATGGTGATTGATGACTCAAAAACCATCCGCCGCACCGCAGAAATGCTATTACAAAGAGTCGGTTGCGAGGTAGAGACAGCAGTAGATGGCTTTGAAGCATTGGCCAAAATTGCAGATTATAAGCCAGATATTATTTTTATTGATGTGATGATGCCGCGTTTAGATGGCTATCAAACCTGCGCCATTGTGAAGAACAACAAAGCCTTTGCAGATACGCCGATTATTATGCTGTCATCGAAAGATGGGTTGTTCGATAAGGCCAGAGGACGCATTGTTGGTGCCGATGAGTATTTGACCAAGCCGTTTAGCAAAGATGAGCTGTATGCTGCTATTCGTCAGCATCATAAGGTTGCTTAA
- a CDS encoding response regulator — protein MHKKVLVVEDSQSEMARFRNILSNSNFEVLEANNGQQGVEMAAQHLPDVILMDIVMPEMNGFQATRKITRNDATAHIPVVMISTKNQETDKVWGKRQGAKAYLTKPVYEAELLSTIESVIGQ, from the coding sequence ATGCATAAAAAGGTGTTAGTGGTTGAAGACTCACAATCTGAAATGGCACGTTTTCGTAATATTTTGAGCAACAGTAACTTTGAAGTCCTAGAAGCCAATAATGGCCAGCAAGGGGTTGAGATGGCAGCGCAGCATCTGCCAGATGTCATCTTAATGGATATCGTGATGCCAGAAATGAACGGTTTTCAGGCGACACGTAAGATTACCCGTAATGACGCCACTGCGCATATTCCTGTGGTTATGATCAGTACCAAAAACCAAGAAACCGATAAGGTATGGGGCAAGCGTCAAGGCGCAAAGGCTTATTTGACTAAGCCAGTCTATGAAGCTGAGTTACTGAGCACCATTGAATCCGTGATAGGACAGTAA